CCACAACGGGGAGGACCGGTGAAGCGGTTGCCTGTACTTCTGCTCCTGATCGCGCTGGGCGCCCCCGCGGCGGCTGAAGAGGTCATCGTCGGCGAGATGGACGCCGACTGCAACTTGCCCTTCTGATCGTTCACCGCCAACTACGACGGCAACGAGCCCGAGCCGGTCTCCTCCGCCGACCCAGTCGTCTTCGACGTCTCCGCCGACGGCTGGTTCGAGATGCCCGACTTCCAGCCCTTCCACTACGACGGCCTGGACAACCTTCTTATCGAGGTCCAGTGGATGGGCGACAACGGGGCCGACCTCAATACCTGGATAACGCGCACGGACACCAACCGCCTGCTCTACCACCAAGACCTCGAAGAGGACGTGGGCTATCCGGTGCAGATTTACCACCGCTTCCGCATTACCATCGAGTTCGACCAGCGGGTGGAAGAGGTGAGCTGGGGGTTGATTAAAGCAGGATTCTAGGCCACGCTCGCGGGAAAAGGCACGGGTAGAGCGCGACCTCTCCCCGCGGGGCCGTGTCCAGCTTCAAGCTGGGTGATCAAGGCCGGGTTCTAGGGGTTTACATAACCCCCTCTCCCTTTTAGGGAGAGGCTCGCCTACGGGTGGGGGTGAGGGTCGGGGTTGGAACTGGACAAAGGCACAATGAGCGGGAGGGTCTGGAGACCCTCCCCCACGGGCTTAGGTGAGGGCTGCTGTGATTTCCCCTCCCCCCTTTGGGGGGAAGCGCGCTTACGGGCCAGGGAGGGGGGTGTAGCGGTTCCCCTTCCCCTTCCAGGGAGAGGCTCGCCTACGGGCGGGGGTGAGGGTCGAGGCGGCCGTCCCCCTCTCCCTTCCAGGGAGCGGCGCGCCGACGGGTAGGGGTGAGGGTCGAAGCGGGGAGCGAAAGCCGCGGCCAGCAACCGGAGCCACCCTACAGAAGGAAAAAGGAAACCATGCCGACGGACGCCGAACTTTCCGGAAAACCGCAAAACCTCGCCGGCCTCCTGGACTACCAGCCCCACGCGGTGGTGAGCCGGGCCATCGTGGACAAGCCGGTGGGCACGCTGACCCTCTTCGCCTTCGACGCCGGGGAGGGCCTCTCCGAGCACACGGCCCCCTACGACGCGGTGGTGCTCGTGGTGGACGGCTCCCTGGAGATAACCATCTCCGGGAAACCGAGCCAGGTGGGGACCGGCCAGATGCTGGTCATGCCCGCCCATGAGCCGCACGCCCTGCGGGCCCAGGAAAGGGCGAAGATGCTCCTGGTGATGATCCGGGCTTGAGGGCTGGAAGGCCGCGAAACGATACCCTTATCCGAGAGCGAGGTGGCCGATGGGCGTCACGCTGTCCGCCGTCATCCACCGCCGGGGCGCGGTGTGGTTGGCCCGCTGCCCCGAGGTGGGCACCATGTGCCAGGGCGCCACCTACGGGGAGGCGCTGGCCAACCTCAAGCGGATAACCGAGGAGTACCTGAAGAGCTTCGCCCTGCCGGAGGATTTCGACCGGGCCACGCTGACGCCCTTCGTGGCCGAGGCGCCCAAGCCGGGCTCCGGGGGCCGACCGTCGGTGTAGGCGTCGCGGGGATGAAAGCGGGC
This region of bacterium genomic DNA includes:
- a CDS encoding cupin domain-containing protein, translating into MPTDAELSGKPQNLAGLLDYQPHAVVSRAIVDKPVGTLTLFAFDAGEGLSEHTAPYDAVVLVVDGSLEITISGKPSQVGTGQMLVMPAHEPHALRAQERAKMLLVMIRA
- a CDS encoding type II toxin-antitoxin system HicB family antitoxin, which gives rise to MGVTLSAVIHRRGAVWLARCPEVGTMCQGATYGEALANLKRITEEYLKSFALPEDFDRATLTPFVAEAPKPGSGGRPSV